In one Brevibacterium sp. CBA3109 genomic region, the following are encoded:
- a CDS encoding PLP-dependent aminotransferase family protein — translation MSPAQPTRPTVAQSETLLLRADGIALPIDIDRDVSTSLPDQLVAEIRRLIAAGAVRPGEPVPASRRLAAYLDVSRGTVETAYAQLVVEGFLVTAERSATRVNPELPSTPRTRNPRMRSPQVPRRRLRSFVDLRPGFGGDNPLQEPAFRRAWRDSLDIDPGPIDPLGQPQARWAIADHLRLTRGMNVDPDDIILTSGSRDGLRLLLTTGVEGAIGVENPGFPGLRQAMSDRDLRPIDTTHPADGTPDHLGAVVVTPNHQFPHGTTMPIDRRVKLLEWAQATGVIVIEDDYDSEARYTRTVVPTLYDLAESTDTSAQVVHIGTFSTLLTSAVSTGYIIAHGDIGHRLSSMRAALGPAFSPVMQTAIASYLSSGGLRRRISRGRRRLRAAEVVVAEVGAIPGLVHEGRTLVIETRATTAARLRTDLAERGILVASLAAGWSADSDVRHGIVIAHSNVEAAVLHQALETVQSLLSERGQR, via the coding sequence ATGTCTCCTGCTCAACCGACGCGTCCCACTGTTGCCCAGTCGGAAACGCTTCTGCTCCGAGCCGACGGAATTGCGCTGCCCATCGACATCGATCGGGACGTCTCGACGTCGCTGCCTGATCAGCTTGTGGCCGAGATCAGGCGACTCATCGCCGCCGGGGCGGTTCGTCCCGGCGAACCGGTGCCTGCCAGCAGGCGTCTGGCCGCCTACCTCGATGTCTCTCGTGGGACCGTCGAAACCGCTTACGCCCAACTCGTCGTCGAAGGCTTCCTCGTCACAGCCGAACGCTCCGCGACACGGGTGAACCCGGAGCTGCCGAGCACGCCGCGCACACGCAACCCACGGATGCGCTCACCGCAGGTCCCACGACGCAGGCTGCGCAGCTTCGTCGACCTGCGTCCCGGCTTCGGCGGCGACAACCCACTGCAGGAGCCCGCATTCCGCAGGGCGTGGCGTGATTCGCTCGACATCGATCCTGGTCCGATCGATCCGCTCGGCCAGCCGCAGGCCAGATGGGCGATCGCCGACCACCTGCGCCTGACGCGGGGGATGAACGTCGACCCTGATGACATCATCCTCACCAGCGGGTCCCGTGATGGGCTTCGTCTGCTCCTCACGACGGGAGTTGAGGGTGCGATCGGCGTCGAGAACCCCGGGTTTCCGGGTCTGCGTCAGGCCATGTCCGACCGCGATCTCCGGCCCATCGACACGACACACCCGGCCGATGGCACTCCTGACCACCTCGGCGCGGTAGTCGTCACCCCCAACCATCAGTTCCCGCACGGAACCACCATGCCCATCGACCGGCGCGTCAAACTTCTGGAATGGGCGCAGGCGACCGGCGTCATCGTCATCGAAGACGACTACGACAGTGAAGCCCGCTACACCCGCACCGTCGTGCCCACCCTCTACGATCTCGCGGAGTCCACAGACACTTCGGCCCAGGTGGTTCACATCGGCACCTTCTCGACCTTGCTGACCTCGGCCGTATCCACCGGGTACATCATCGCCCACGGGGACATCGGCCACCGATTGAGCAGCATGCGCGCCGCTCTGGGCCCGGCCTTCTCACCGGTCATGCAGACAGCGATCGCGTCCTATCTGAGCTCGGGAGGATTGCGGCGGCGCATCTCGCGTGGGCGGCGCAGACTCAGAGCTGCCGAGGTGGTCGTGGCCGAAGTGGGGGCGATCCCCGGCCTCGTCCACGAAGGTCGGACCCTCGTCATCGAGACGCGAGCGACCACTGCGGCACGGCTTCGCACCGATCTGGCAGAGCGAGGGATACTTGTGGCTTCGCTGGCGGCCGGATGGAGTGCGGACAGCGACGTCAGACACGGTATCGTCATCGCCCACTCGAACGTGGAAGCCGCCGTGCTGCACCAGGCGTTGGAGACGGTGCAGTCTTTGTTGAGCGAGCGTGGCCAGAGATGA
- a CDS encoding 4'-phosphopantetheinyl transferase family protein: protein MESHPGFTLLPTQLDSTIVLADTDAEAEWARIDLSSLTKQEMNYASEFEPDAAATWAAGRVILRHVLGTHLDRDPADIDIRLDSAGKPRVEECEFSVTRARRLVLVAVADDPIGIDLEAVPEHAVAAEAMSLLHPKEQSELEQVPKSELATDFVRVWARKEAFLKALSTGLARDPGMDYIGAAASPNSPHPDVEIFDLESGLPEGYHAAIAFNR, encoded by the coding sequence ATGGAGTCCCACCCCGGTTTCACGCTCCTGCCGACCCAGCTCGATTCCACCATCGTCCTCGCCGACACTGACGCTGAGGCCGAATGGGCACGCATCGATCTCTCCTCGCTGACGAAGCAGGAGATGAACTATGCGAGTGAATTCGAACCCGATGCCGCAGCCACCTGGGCTGCAGGGCGGGTAATTCTTCGCCACGTCCTCGGCACGCACCTTGACCGCGACCCAGCAGACATTGATATCCGTCTCGACTCGGCCGGCAAACCACGAGTCGAGGAATGCGAGTTCTCCGTCACGCGAGCCAGGCGCTTAGTCCTCGTGGCTGTCGCCGACGATCCCATCGGAATCGACCTCGAAGCTGTGCCCGAACACGCGGTCGCAGCCGAGGCGATGTCGCTGCTTCACCCGAAAGAACAGTCCGAACTCGAACAGGTCCCGAAATCCGAGCTGGCGACCGACTTCGTCCGTGTCTGGGCACGGAAGGAAGCCTTCCTCAAAGCTCTCAGCACGGGCCTGGCACGCGACCCAGGCATGGACTACATCGGCGCCGCTGCCTCACCCAACTCTCCGCACCCCGACGTCGAGATCTTCGACCTGGAGTCCGGACTGCCCGAGGGCTATCACGCCGCCATCGCGTTCAACCGCTGA
- a CDS encoding LapA family protein, translating to MSTQDPRGESQTPEELLAETQSVLGDEDPATGNTREVAPTQQVDPTQQTEPAQRQEPTPAGKNADLSQLKGGSGMSAGMWVSLILGAAIVVLLLIFILQNNVPADFQYLGWQFQLPLGVAMLFAAIGGIFIAGIIGSVRIFVLNRKLKKITKALGR from the coding sequence ATGAGTACTCAAGACCCCCGTGGCGAATCTCAGACGCCCGAAGAGCTGCTAGCCGAGACACAGTCCGTGCTCGGCGACGAGGATCCGGCAACCGGGAACACCCGCGAGGTCGCACCGACACAGCAGGTTGATCCGACACAGCAGACGGAACCGGCGCAGCGCCAGGAACCGACTCCTGCAGGCAAGAATGCCGACCTGTCTCAGCTCAAGGGTGGCTCGGGCATGTCGGCGGGAATGTGGGTCTCCCTCATCCTCGGCGCCGCCATCGTCGTGCTCCTGCTCATCTTCATTCTGCAGAACAACGTCCCCGCCGACTTCCAGTACTTGGGCTGGCAGTTCCAGCTGCCGCTGGGCGTTGCCATGCTCTTCGCCGCGATCGGCGGCATCTTCATCGCCGGCATCATCGGATCCGTGCGGATCTTCGTGCTCAATCGCAAGCTCAAGAAGATCACGAAGGCTCTGGGCCGCTGA
- a CDS encoding NADP-dependent isocitrate dehydrogenase: protein MAKIIYTRTDEAPLLATYSLKPIIEAFATSAGVKVETRDISLAARVLTQFTDRLPEDQQVPDSLSELGDLAKTPEANIIKLPNISASVPQLKATIAELQSQGYELPDYPDEPSTDDERDAKARYDKVKGSAVNPVLREGNSDRRAPQAVKNFAKAHPHSMGDWSSDSKTNVATMAAGDFRDNEKSVVIPADDTLQIRLRPASGETVVLKESLPVLADEVIDATKMDVAELHKFLKAQIARAKDEGILFSVHLKATMMKVSDPILFGHVIEAFFPEVYAEYGVALAEAGLTSDNGLAAILGGLDALPSDVADGVKAGIEKGMAEGPSLAMVNSDKGITNLHVPSDVIVDASMPAMIRVGGKMWNKDDATQDALAVIPDSSYAGVYQAVIEDCRANGAFDPTTMGTVPNVGLMAQKAEEYGSHDKTFEIAQDGVVEVVNSAGEVLLSHDVAAGDIWRACQTKDIPVRDWVKLAVTRARLSETPAVFWLDETRAHDRNLRTKVEEYLGEHDTEGLDIRIMNPVEATQFSIDRIREGKDTISVTGNVLRDYNTDLFPILELGTSAKMLSVVPLIAGGGLFETGAGGSAPKHVQQLVEENHLRWDSLGEFLALAESFRHEFNVHGNARAGVLADTLDAATGTFLEENKSPSRKVGEIDNRGSHFYLTLYWAQNLAKQTTDEPLAEAIKPVAEALETNAEKISAELLEVQGSPVDLGGYYYPDEAKLDSAMRPSATLNEIISSLSAKV from the coding sequence ATGGCCAAAATCATTTATACGCGCACCGATGAAGCGCCGCTTCTGGCGACGTACTCGCTCAAGCCGATCATCGAAGCATTCGCCACCTCGGCGGGTGTCAAGGTCGAGACCCGCGACATCTCCCTCGCCGCGCGTGTGCTGACGCAGTTCACCGATCGCCTCCCAGAGGACCAGCAGGTCCCTGATTCTCTGTCGGAACTGGGCGATCTGGCCAAAACGCCAGAAGCCAACATCATCAAACTGCCCAACATCTCGGCTTCTGTCCCCCAGCTCAAGGCCACTATCGCCGAGCTCCAGTCGCAGGGCTACGAACTGCCCGACTACCCGGACGAACCATCGACCGATGATGAGCGCGATGCCAAGGCCCGCTATGACAAGGTCAAGGGTTCAGCAGTCAATCCGGTCCTGCGTGAGGGCAACTCCGACCGTCGCGCCCCACAGGCAGTCAAGAACTTCGCGAAGGCCCACCCTCACTCGATGGGTGACTGGTCCTCTGACTCTAAGACCAATGTCGCCACCATGGCCGCCGGTGACTTCCGTGACAATGAGAAGTCCGTTGTCATCCCGGCCGATGACACCCTCCAGATCCGCCTGCGTCCCGCCTCGGGCGAGACAGTTGTGCTCAAGGAATCGCTGCCTGTCCTCGCTGACGAAGTCATCGACGCCACCAAGATGGATGTGGCCGAACTCCACAAGTTCCTCAAGGCTCAGATCGCACGGGCCAAGGACGAGGGCATCCTGTTCTCAGTCCACCTCAAGGCCACCATGATGAAGGTCTCCGACCCGATCCTCTTCGGACACGTCATCGAGGCGTTCTTCCCCGAGGTCTACGCCGAATACGGTGTTGCCCTCGCCGAGGCGGGTCTGACCTCCGACAACGGACTGGCCGCCATCCTCGGCGGGCTCGATGCCCTCCCATCTGATGTGGCCGACGGCGTCAAGGCCGGCATCGAGAAGGGCATGGCCGAAGGCCCCTCCCTGGCGATGGTGAACTCCGATAAGGGGATCACCAACCTGCACGTGCCCTCCGATGTCATCGTCGATGCCTCAATGCCCGCGATGATCCGCGTGGGCGGCAAGATGTGGAACAAGGACGACGCGACCCAGGACGCCCTGGCCGTCATCCCTGACTCCTCCTACGCCGGTGTCTACCAGGCTGTGATCGAGGACTGCCGTGCCAACGGTGCCTTCGACCCGACCACGATGGGCACCGTACCCAACGTCGGACTCATGGCCCAGAAGGCCGAAGAGTACGGCAGCCACGACAAGACCTTCGAGATCGCCCAGGACGGCGTCGTCGAGGTCGTCAACTCCGCCGGTGAGGTCCTTCTGTCCCATGATGTTGCCGCCGGTGACATCTGGCGTGCCTGCCAGACCAAAGACATCCCGGTCCGCGACTGGGTCAAGCTGGCCGTCACCCGCGCCCGCCTCTCCGAGACTCCCGCCGTATTCTGGCTCGATGAGACCCGCGCCCATGACCGCAACCTGCGGACCAAGGTCGAAGAATACCTCGGCGAGCATGACACCGAGGGTCTCGACATCCGCATCATGAACCCGGTCGAAGCGACCCAGTTCTCGATCGATCGCATCCGTGAGGGCAAGGACACCATCTCGGTGACCGGCAACGTCCTACGTGACTACAACACCGACCTGTTCCCGATCCTGGAACTGGGCACCTCGGCGAAAATGCTCTCCGTGGTTCCGCTCATCGCCGGTGGCGGCCTCTTCGAGACGGGTGCCGGCGGTTCGGCCCCGAAGCACGTCCAGCAGCTGGTCGAGGAGAACCACCTCCGCTGGGATTCCCTCGGTGAGTTCCTCGCCCTGGCCGAATCGTTCCGTCACGAGTTCAACGTCCACGGCAATGCCCGTGCCGGTGTGCTTGCCGACACGCTCGATGCTGCGACCGGCACATTCCTCGAAGAGAACAAGTCGCCGTCACGCAAGGTCGGCGAGATCGACAACCGTGGCAGCCACTTCTACCTCACCCTCTACTGGGCACAGAACCTGGCCAAGCAGACCACTGACGAACCGCTGGCCGAAGCCATCAAGCCTGTCGCTGAAGCACTCGAGACCAACGCCGAGAAGATCTCGGCCGAACTTCTCGAGGTGCAGGGCAGCCCGGTCGACCTGGGTGGCTATTACTACCCGGACGAGGCCAAGCTCGACTCGGCCATGCGTCCCTCGGCAACACTCAACGAGATCATCTCCTCGCTGAGCGCGAAGGTCTGA
- a CDS encoding thymidine kinase has product MAKLYFRYGAMNSGKSTALLQAAFNYEERGQRVLLAKPHIDTKGAGEIVSRLGVTREVDFLIPAGSDVETIYGEHADYVDHDALLESIDTPKARVACLLIDEAQFLEPLQVDSLMRIATHASVPVMCYGIRTDFRTKAFPGSGRLLEIAHTLEELKTICRCGRKAMFNGRLVDGEFIFDGDQVAIDGNAVTYESLCPRCYLEYSGGRLSAVVS; this is encoded by the coding sequence GTGGCCAAGCTCTACTTCCGTTATGGGGCCATGAATTCCGGAAAATCGACCGCTCTCCTGCAGGCCGCCTTCAACTACGAGGAGCGCGGCCAGCGAGTGTTGTTGGCCAAACCTCACATCGACACGAAGGGCGCCGGTGAGATCGTCTCTCGTCTTGGCGTCACCCGGGAAGTCGACTTCCTCATCCCCGCAGGCTCCGACGTCGAGACCATCTACGGCGAGCACGCGGACTACGTCGATCATGATGCTCTGCTCGAATCCATCGACACCCCCAAAGCGCGCGTGGCCTGCCTGCTCATCGACGAGGCCCAGTTCCTCGAACCGCTCCAGGTCGATTCGCTCATGCGCATCGCCACTCACGCCTCGGTGCCGGTGATGTGCTACGGCATCCGCACCGATTTCCGCACCAAGGCCTTTCCCGGTTCGGGTCGACTGCTTGAGATTGCTCACACTCTGGAGGAACTCAAGACGATCTGTCGCTGCGGACGCAAAGCGATGTTCAACGGCCGCCTCGTCGATGGCGAGTTCATTTTCGACGGTGACCAGGTCGCCATCGACGGCAACGCGGTGACCTATGAATCATTGTGCCCACGCTGTTATCTCGAGTACTCGGGCGGTAGGCTCAGTGCGGTGGTCTCCTGA
- a CDS encoding alpha/beta fold hydrolase — protein MRICVHPLNDNPGSPVIVFGNALGTRVSLWAAVAARLADDYQIYLSDLPGHTHPRTDEADDFTLSDLAAGLVSSLAELGVEKFTYCGASISGGIGLTLALDHPDSLTGLVACSTATKFGTADTWAERIKDVEEDGTRGQLDDTADRWFAAGFLTEDIASGPAVLTDLAMIDDAAYIACARALTQYDVTGRLQTITTPTLFIAGAQDPGCTPEAMTELSAQVADSTIAVVPDAAHLPMVEHPDLVFDHIEQFLSKV, from the coding sequence TTGCGCATTTGCGTCCACCCCCTCAACGACAATCCGGGCTCACCGGTCATCGTCTTCGGAAACGCCCTCGGCACCCGAGTCTCCCTCTGGGCGGCAGTCGCGGCCAGGTTGGCCGACGATTATCAGATCTATCTCTCCGACCTGCCCGGCCACACCCATCCTCGAACAGATGAGGCAGACGATTTCACGCTCTCGGATCTCGCGGCGGGCCTGGTGTCGAGCCTGGCTGAACTGGGTGTGGAGAAGTTCACCTATTGCGGAGCCTCGATCTCCGGTGGGATCGGCCTGACGCTGGCACTCGACCACCCCGACTCGCTGACCGGTCTCGTGGCCTGCTCGACGGCGACCAAATTCGGCACCGCCGATACCTGGGCCGAGCGCATCAAGGACGTCGAGGAGGACGGAACCCGCGGCCAGCTAGACGACACCGCCGACCGGTGGTTCGCCGCCGGCTTCCTCACGGAAGACATCGCCTCTGGACCGGCTGTCCTGACCGATCTTGCAATGATCGATGATGCCGCCTACATCGCCTGCGCACGGGCCCTGACCCAGTACGACGTGACCGGCCGCCTCCAAACCATCACCACGCCGACCCTGTTCATCGCCGGAGCGCAGGATCCCGGCTGCACCCCCGAAGCCATGACGGAGCTCTCGGCACAGGTGGCCGACTCCACGATTGCTGTTGTCCCTGACGCGGCCCATCTGCCCATGGTCGAACATCCCGACCTCGTCTTCGACCACATCGAACAGTTCTTGAGTAAGGTGTAG
- a CDS encoding DASS family sodium-coupled anion symporter, with protein MTQDKNSTTGGSTEIGELSPGERAPGLAKRTVRIRWTGFLLGLILSTLVYAIMPGDLDHGVRLTAAIAVLMAAWWMTEALPIAATALVPLVAFPVLGTDIEMKTVGASYGNPIIFLFLGGFLIALAMQRWNLHRRIALVTLSIMGNKPGPMIAGFMIATGFVSMWVSNTATAVMMLPIGISVLMIVSKVVGGAIAADADRADPDKDTGLGTAVRSNFGTALMLGIAYSASIGSLGTIIGTPPNLFLVGYLEENHDISIGFGQWMLVGVPLSIVMMVIAWFLLVKVLFKPEIDEIPGGRELIRDELKKLGPMSTGEKLVLAMFILAAVCWITLPLIFDEPPISDEGIAMAIGLLLFLIPGGANRGVKLLDWDTAENLPWGVLLLFGGGLALSAQFSSSGLTEWIGKSTSGLGVLPTILIVAIFATIILFLTELTSNTATAATFIPVVGGVAMGLDLDPLLLTIPVALAATCAFMLPVATPPNAVAYGSGYVTVGQMIKGGVLLNVIGIVLITATVYLLAIPVFNIML; from the coding sequence ATGACTCAGGACAAGAATTCAACCACGGGCGGCTCAACCGAAATCGGCGAACTCTCACCCGGAGAGCGAGCGCCCGGACTGGCTAAACGCACCGTCCGGATCCGGTGGACCGGTTTCTTGCTCGGACTGATCCTCTCCACTCTCGTCTATGCCATCATGCCGGGCGACCTTGACCACGGCGTCAGACTCACAGCGGCGATCGCCGTGCTCATGGCTGCTTGGTGGATGACCGAAGCGCTGCCGATCGCCGCCACGGCTCTGGTTCCGCTCGTCGCATTCCCGGTTCTCGGCACAGATATCGAGATGAAGACCGTCGGTGCCTCCTACGGTAATCCGATCATCTTCCTCTTTCTCGGCGGCTTCCTCATCGCCCTGGCGATGCAGCGCTGGAACCTCCACCGCCGAATCGCCCTGGTGACCCTGAGCATTATGGGAAATAAGCCTGGACCGATGATCGCCGGCTTCATGATCGCCACCGGATTCGTCTCCATGTGGGTCTCCAATACCGCCACTGCCGTGATGATGCTGCCGATCGGGATCTCGGTGCTCATGATCGTGAGCAAAGTCGTCGGCGGTGCGATTGCCGCCGACGCTGACCGGGCCGACCCCGACAAGGACACCGGCCTGGGTACGGCAGTGAGATCCAACTTCGGCACCGCCCTCATGCTGGGCATCGCCTATTCCGCCTCGATCGGGTCATTGGGAACCATCATCGGCACCCCGCCGAACCTGTTCCTGGTCGGATACCTCGAGGAGAACCACGACATCTCCATCGGCTTCGGCCAGTGGATGCTCGTGGGTGTTCCATTGTCGATCGTCATGATGGTCATCGCCTGGTTCCTCCTCGTCAAGGTCCTCTTCAAACCTGAGATCGATGAGATCCCCGGCGGCAGGGAGCTCATCCGCGACGAATTGAAGAAGCTCGGCCCCATGTCCACCGGCGAGAAGCTGGTCCTGGCCATGTTCATCCTCGCCGCAGTCTGCTGGATCACTCTGCCGCTGATCTTCGACGAGCCGCCGATCAGCGACGAAGGCATCGCCATGGCCATCGGCCTCCTCCTGTTCCTCATCCCCGGCGGGGCCAACCGCGGAGTCAAGCTGCTCGACTGGGACACCGCGGAGAACTTGCCCTGGGGTGTGCTGCTTCTCTTCGGGGGAGGATTGGCGCTGTCGGCACAGTTCTCCTCCTCGGGTCTGACCGAATGGATCGGCAAATCGACCAGTGGGCTCGGGGTGCTCCCGACGATCCTCATCGTCGCCATCTTCGCGACCATCATCCTGTTCCTCACCGAACTGACGTCAAACACCGCCACCGCAGCGACGTTCATCCCCGTGGTCGGCGGAGTTGCGATGGGGCTCGACCTTGACCCGCTGCTGTTGACCATCCCCGTAGCTCTGGCGGCTACGTGTGCATTCATGCTGCCGGTGGCGACCCCACCGAACGCAGTCGCCTACGGCTCCGGCTACGTCACTGTGGGGCAGATGATCAAGGGTGGTGTGCTGCTCAATGTCATCGGGATCGTGCTCATCACGGCGACGGTTTACCTGCTGGCCATTCCAGTATTTAACATCATGCTCTGA
- a CDS encoding NADH:flavin oxidoreductase/NADH oxidase, which produces MTLLFSPMTLRGTEIANRIWLAPMCQYSCEAEDGMPGTWHLVHLGARAQGGFGLILTEASAVLPEGRISPQDAGIWNDDQADAWSSITEFVHSQGSRIGVQLAHAGRKASTYRPFGGNPRGSVPEAEGGWPTLGASAIAYPGYESPQEMTKDDIAEVVDAFASAAARAVGAGFDVVELHAAHGYLLHSFLSPLSNERSDEYGGDLTGRSRLLTETYQAVREAVGEDVPVLVRLSASEWREGGFDIAEAVEVSRDLKTRGVDLIDVSSGGNFPVKVPVGPGYQVPLSAAIRAEGVSTGTVGLITDPEQAETILASEQADAIFLARAALREPAWPQRAAHDLGVEPGPYPPQYTRGAW; this is translated from the coding sequence ATGACACTTCTCTTCTCACCCATGACATTGCGCGGCACCGAGATCGCCAACCGCATCTGGCTGGCCCCGATGTGCCAGTACTCCTGTGAGGCCGAAGACGGAATGCCCGGCACCTGGCATCTCGTCCACCTCGGGGCACGCGCCCAGGGCGGATTCGGGCTCATCCTCACCGAAGCCTCAGCGGTGCTGCCCGAAGGCCGGATCTCACCCCAGGACGCAGGCATCTGGAACGACGACCAGGCTGACGCCTGGTCGTCCATCACCGAATTCGTCCATTCGCAGGGCAGTCGGATCGGTGTCCAGCTGGCACACGCAGGCCGTAAGGCGAGCACCTACCGGCCCTTCGGGGGCAACCCCCGGGGCAGTGTGCCCGAGGCCGAGGGAGGCTGGCCCACCCTCGGCGCCAGCGCCATCGCCTACCCCGGCTACGAATCACCACAGGAGATGACGAAGGACGACATCGCCGAGGTGGTCGATGCCTTCGCCTCGGCCGCGGCCCGTGCCGTCGGTGCCGGGTTCGACGTCGTCGAACTCCATGCCGCCCACGGCTACCTGCTTCATTCGTTCCTGTCTCCGCTGTCGAACGAACGCAGTGATGAGTACGGTGGCGACCTCACCGGACGTTCGAGACTGCTGACTGAGACCTATCAGGCTGTGCGCGAAGCCGTGGGGGAAGACGTGCCCGTCCTGGTCCGACTCTCCGCCAGCGAATGGCGTGAAGGCGGCTTCGACATCGCTGAGGCGGTCGAGGTCTCCCGTGACCTCAAAACCCGCGGCGTGGACCTCATCGATGTCTCGTCCGGAGGAAACTTTCCCGTCAAGGTGCCCGTCGGACCCGGCTACCAGGTACCGCTGTCTGCCGCGATCCGGGCAGAAGGAGTGAGCACCGGCACCGTCGGCCTCATCACAGATCCGGAACAGGCCGAGACGATCCTGGCCTCGGAACAGGCGGACGCGATCTTCCTGGCCCGGGCAGCGCTGCGCGAACCAGCCTGGCCGCAGCGAGCAGCCCACGATCTCGGGGTCGAACCGGGACCGTATCCACCGCAGTACACAAGAGGAGCATGGTGA
- a CDS encoding MBL fold metallo-hydrolase, which translates to MTNTIETEHVVIRSIAVSDMANNVYLITAKESGTQVLIDAADDVDAIKELIASAGVDTSADPVLQAIITTHQHWDHIRALSATSAAFPDAMTIAGSDDAEAITEAEGVEIARTVDHLDVGDFGGFVLQAIGLRGHTPGSIALLLRDGGETILFSGDSLFPGGPGKTWHADDFASLIDDLEDRVFAQLPDETRVLPGHGDSTTLGEERPKQAEWRERGW; encoded by the coding sequence ATGACGAACACTATCGAGACCGAACACGTCGTCATCCGCAGCATCGCGGTGTCCGACATGGCCAACAACGTCTACCTCATCACCGCCAAGGAGTCGGGGACACAGGTCCTCATCGACGCCGCAGACGATGTGGACGCAATCAAGGAGCTCATCGCCTCCGCTGGTGTAGACACCTCGGCAGACCCAGTCCTGCAGGCGATCATCACGACACATCAGCACTGGGATCACATTCGAGCGCTGTCGGCCACCTCGGCGGCATTCCCCGACGCGATGACGATCGCAGGCAGCGACGATGCGGAGGCAATCACAGAGGCTGAGGGCGTGGAGATCGCACGCACGGTCGACCACCTCGACGTCGGAGACTTCGGCGGCTTCGTCCTTCAGGCGATCGGGCTGCGCGGCCACACGCCGGGCTCGATCGCGCTGCTGCTGCGCGACGGGGGAGAGACCATCCTGTTCTCCGGAGACTCGCTGTTTCCCGGTGGACCCGGCAAGACCTGGCACGCAGATGACTTTGCCTCCCTCATAGATGACCTTGAGGACAGAGTTTTCGCTCAGCTGCCCGATGAGACCCGGGTGCTGCCCGGACACGGTGATTCCACCACGCTGGGCGAGGAGCGTCCGAAGCAGGCGGAATGGCGCGAACGCGGCTGGTGA